A single genomic interval of Helianthus annuus cultivar XRQ/B chromosome 13, HanXRQr2.0-SUNRISE, whole genome shotgun sequence harbors:
- the LOC110898804 gene encoding putative receptor protein kinase ZmPK1, translating into MFILMAPSIFQHHLLLLVVLLTIIIIISFASSTLGLTRGSSLSVENKDDLEVSPNGRFTAGFHQAGKNAYVFAVWFTTARTVVWMANRDAPVNGKKSKLSLWKDGNLVLTDAGQRIIWSTHTESKSSSVELKLKLLNTGNLVLQDQNQIVWQSFDNPSDTLLPNQPFTRKTQLVSSRSSTNYSSGYYTLLFDNDSILRLVYNSPDTTSLYWPDPRLRPYNAGRFEYIDDRTAVFDSYGHFNSTDGFSFDSADFGLGPQRMMRLDTDGNLRLYSLSRGMKWEVQWQAISHICRIDGTCGPNSLCTYSRDSGKRCSCLHGFKMVNVQDWSRGCEPEQSNVCNKDNDCDFLELPYTEFYGYDISLHRNTTLDACKKTCLQDNNCKGFNFAQVAVTRPFGCFLKSSLHNGYQMGYFYGTMYIKLPKQLVLSFNPAKAIGRSSYNCPRPVVVTPLVRLYEKKNNTKPLEFMIVVGITIGFIEILCIVFFWYCSSKHSSTTEQMYFPVSTGFRRFTYSELKKASRNFSEEIGRGGASIVYKARLKDNRIAAIKKLKNNGEQGEDEFQAEISTIGRMNHMNLIETWGYCAEGKHRLVVYEYMENGSLANNLRLDKLDWATRLNIVIGTAKGLAYLHEECLEWILHFDVKPHNILLDGKYNPKVADFGLSKRWDRGGGDKWDFSMVRGTRGYMAPEWVLNLAITSKVDVYSYGVVVLEMITGRSPCSENGEGQGGLVSWVRERVKTECWVEETVSGSIRGEYDGSVMEKLVEIALQCVEENSEARPTMSQVVNMLLHM; encoded by the coding sequence ATGTTCATACTCATGGCTCCCTCAATATTtcaacatcatcttcttcttcttgttgttctTCTTAcaatcataataataatatcatTTGCCTCTTCAACCCTTGGTTTAACCAGAGGCTCATCATTATCTGTTGAAAACAAAGATGACCTCGAAGTTTCACCAAACGGCCGTTTCACAGCCGGGTTTCATCAAGCTGGAAAAAATGCTTATGTGTTTGCAGTGTGGTTCACCACAGCTCGCACTGTGGTCTGGATGGCTAACCGAGACGCACCCGTAAACGGGAAGAAATCAAAGCTGTCCCTATGGAAAGATGGCAATCTTGTTCTCACTGATGCCGGTCAGCGTATCATCTGGTCAACGCATACCGAGTCAAAGTCATCCTCTGTGGAACTAAAACTGAAACTGCTCAACACAGGTAACCTTGTACTTCAAGATCAAAACCAGATTGTGTGGCAAAGTTTCGATAATCCAAGTGACACCCTTCTTCCAAACCAACCCTTCACTAGAAAAACACAACTTGTTTCTTCTAGAAGCTCAACTAACTACTCGTCGGGTTACTACACGTTGCTTTTCGACAATGATAGTATTCTACGACTCGTGTACAACAGTCCCGACACGACTTCACTTTACTGGCCCGATCCCAGGTTAAGACCATATAATGCTGGAAGATTCGAATACATAGACGATAGAACAGCAGTATTCGACTCTTACGGACACTTCAACTCAACAGACGGGTTCAGCTTCGATTCGGCTGATTTTGGATTGGGCCCGCAACGAATGATGCGGCTTGACACCGATGGTAATCTAAGACTTTATAGTTTAAGTAGAGGAATGAAATGGGAAGTTCAATGGCAGGCGATTTCGCATATTTGTAGGATTGATGGTACGTGTGGACCGAATAGTCTGTGTACTTATTCGCGTGATTCGGGAAAAAGATGCAGTTGTTTACATGGGTTCAAGATGGTGAATGTTCAAGATTGGAGTCGCGGGTGTGAGCCTGAACAATCGAATGTGTGTAACAAAGATAACGATTGTGATTTCCTGGAGCTTCCGTATACGGAATTCTACGGCTATGATATTAGTTTACATCGCAACACTACACTTGATGCTTGCAAGAAGACCTGTTTGCAGGATAATAACTGCAAGGGGTTTAACTTTGCACAGGTAGCTGTGACCAGACCCTTTGGTTGTTTCTTAAAGTCTTCGTTGCATAACGGGTATCAAATGGGGTACTTTTACGGTACTATGTACATCAAGTTACCAAAACAGTTGGTGTTGTCATTTAATCCTGCAAAAGCCATCGGCCGATCGAGCTACAACTGTCCACGACCTGTGGTGGTAACGCCGCTTGTAAGGTTGTACGAGAAAAAAAACAACACGAAGCCACTTGAGTTCATGATAGTGGTCGGGATCACGATTGGGTTCATCGAAATCCTCTGTATAGTGTTTTTCTGGTATTGTAGTAGTAAACATTCGTCTACAACCGAGCAAATGTACTTCCCAGTGTCAACGGGGTTTAGGCGATTCACGTATAGCGAGCTGAAGAAGGCGTCGCGTAATTTCAGTGAAGAGATCGGGAGAGGCGGTGCGTCGATTGTGTATAAAGCGCGGTTAAAAGACAACAGGATTGCGGCCATAAAGAAGCTTAAAAACAATGGTGAACAAGGGGAAGACGAGTTTCAAGCGGAGATAAGCACGATCGGGAGGATGAATCACATGAACCTGATCGAGACGTGGGGGTATTGCGCTGAAGGAAAGCACAGGCTGGTAGTTTACGAATACATGGAGAACGGATCGTTAGCGAATAACTTACGCCTCGATAAACTCGATTGGGCTACAAGATTAAACATTGTGATAGGTACTGCAAAGGGGTTAGCGTATTTGCACGAGGAGTGTTTGGAATGGATTCTCCATTTTGACGTGAAGCCGCATAACATCCTGTTGGATGGTAAATACAACCCAAAGGTAGCCGACTTTGGTCTGTCGAAGCGGTGGGACAGAGGTGGTGGGGACAAATGGGATTTTTCCATGGTGCGAGGGACTCGAGGTTATATGGCTCCGGAATGGGTGTTGAATCTTGCGATTACTTCGAAAGTGGATGTGTATAGCTACGGCGTGGTGGTGTTGGAGATGATAACGGGACGGAGTCCCTGCAGTGAGAATGGTGAGGGGCAGGGTGGGCTAGTTAGTTGGGTGCGAGAGAGAGTTAAAACGGAATGTTGGGTTGAGGAAACGGTAAGTGGTTCGATAAGAGGCGAGTATGATGGGAGTGTGATGGAGAAACTAGTTGAGATTGCATTGCAGTGTGTTGAGGAAAATAGTGAGGCAAGACCTACAATGAGCCAGGTGGTTAATATGCTCCTTCATATGTAA